In Anolis carolinensis isolate JA03-04 unplaced genomic scaffold, rAnoCar3.1.pri scaffold_14, whole genome shotgun sequence, the following proteins share a genomic window:
- the LOC134294281 gene encoding uncharacterized protein LOC134294281 has protein sequence MNPDGGETLKEFLFLEEKQANPRGADELREERNPLPALSEGGTDPLDPSWKPLTSTQLPVGRGVTVRRKIQMRDDWQRDREGAPETRRMERRLDAMEKMFETFSRQMDLMQRQVNESWRATVEQREQRRGLPGRGTEPRPFAGEGPQDYDDEMPWQGTSVFPTGLSGRSQMPGKGEFRVKFNGDPKQLSYFITNVRHFMEDFGDQFPSESAKIHTVGANLKEAAADWLMQMYDTGARELACLEDFLRALRERFEDPLAEERAKAQLKRIYQGGRTVSEYALEFKATAGKIRDWSDTTKLEYFRAGLHSEVLEWALHRGNPRDLEDWILLAGCVEVDQQQIPRHPRESSRFKPPTATRRFSPRRGRSISRERRAGLLLLRPRGTLSGRVSERDRRGDKRREASQPEAAPSELQTSKRESCHGNGNGFSPRAASGRRDGGSGGYGVTGK, from the coding sequence atgaaccctgatggaggagaaaccctgaaggaattcctcttcctggaagagAAACAGGCGAACCCACGAGGTGCAGATGAgctgagagaggaaaggaacccatTGCCAGCGTTGAGCgaaggggggacagaccccttggacccgtcgtggaagccgctgacctccacccagttacccgtgggcaggggagtgacggtgagacggaagatccagatgAGAGACGATTGGCAGCGAGACAGAGAGGGAGCCCCGGAGAcgagaaggatggagaggagattagatgcgatggagaaaatgtttgaaactttctctcgacagatggatctgatgcagcggcaggtaaacgagtcctggagggcgacagtcgagcaacgggagcagaggagagggctgcccggGAGAGGCACTGAGCCCCGTCCCTTTGCCGGGGAGGGTCCACAGGATTATGATGACGAGATGCCTTGGCAGGggacatcagttttccccacgggcctgtcgggaaggagccaaatgcctgggaagggagaatttcgggtgaagttcaacggggaccccaaacagctgtcttatttcattacaaacgtaagacacttcatggaggattttggggaccaattcccttcagaaagcgCAAAAATCCACACTGTCGgggcaaacttgaaagaagcagctgcagactggctaatgcagatgtatgataccGGTGCCCGGGAGCTGGCCTGcctggaggatttcctaagagccctccgtgagagattcgaagaccctttggcagaggagagggcgaaggcccaactcaaaaggatataccagggaggaaggacagtgtcagaatacgccctggaatttaaagccacagcGGGGAAGATTAGAGACTGGTCAgacaccaccaaactggaatatttcagggctggtttacACTCTGAAGTGCTTGAGTGGGCTCtacacagaggaaatccaagagacttggaggactggattttgcTGGCAGGGTgcgtggaggtggaccaacagcaaatcccTCGTCATCCAAGGGAGAGCAGCAGATTCAAACCCCCAACAGCAACACGGCGCTTCTCCCCTCGTCGCGGAAGGTCGATCAGCAGAGAGAGGAGAGCAGGCCTGCTTCTCTTGCGGCCGCGAGGGACATTGAGCGGCAGAGTGTCCGAAAGGGACAGgcgtggagacaaaaggagagaggcttcACAGCCAGAAGCCGCCCCATCAGAactccaaactagcaaaagggaaagctgccatggcaacggaaacggctttagccccagggcagcttcaggcagaagagatggaggaagcggaggatATGGAGTTACCGGGAAATGA